One Sphingomonas limnosediminicola DNA segment encodes these proteins:
- a CDS encoding TonB-dependent receptor, with protein sequence MSTIERKRQLASGISVIAIAASLTIASPALAQSELSNVQGHVDGAPAGTQVVAVDANTGQRSVGRVDASGNYVILGVRPSTYTISVEGRPAQTTSVLVGQTVTVDFVKEAAAPTGPNGSIVITGRRRAAPVQAQTVATNVSPAQIENLPQNQRNFLSFANLAPGVQVAAGGTAQIQAGAIASNYVNVLLDGMSFKNPINHGGVFGQNFGLGNPFPQIAIQEYQVQTQNFGAETGQAGSALLTAITKTGGNKFFGSAFIEWQPKAFISKPNCTKGGGPFDPLTKCAKQDYDRKQFGGELGGPIIPGRVSFYLAGEGTIETLPGSVGRLATGPGGAPIFPTNVLSQIVGTPRNFDFKQGLYFGKLTFTPSDTETVNLMGYVRRENNLSDVDAVAAPSHGRTILTHQTRLQVQWRHSSGDFLNLFNFAYDKATQSTPPVTNGDQFVLTNAPCSDAPTCAAWNFAPGQTNGTVDCAGCIDGGFAYLGSHFFQQGDDQKGFLFRDDATWRRGQHTIKFGGQLNFIQLNRTIFNYTNPSFYYFNPGPTGNFDQLTQQPEAARISTGANPFLDAHDVQAGLYVQDEWKPDEHWTINAGIRWDYETNANNNDYVTPASVAAALRAYPGWAARGINPEDYISNGHNRPVYSKEFQPRLGLSYDVHGDRDLVIFGGAGRYYDRSLFIEGAIEKITNANYRTQVTFCAPGTVPPPGGNGSSVANCAAWNPAYFTNPELLRSLAASQGIGNDVWVLPNKIKPPYSDQFDIGVRKRFGDITGTLTFSHIRSRNLFMFTRANFFENGWYTRFVTRDAAGNVTGCTNGGDAWIQDSIPGGLTNGDGSPVPTSICAAQNGQLPGFNGKLNRGADNGKADYNAIYVQFEKPFTDTATWGFTTAFTYQRARTNVAQELNSDEFYNGTGFGVYGTTYVNGVPKWRWVSSAIYRAPFDIILSGQLTLDRGPAFGHMNAPWNGGPAAPDGACCYGNLGGVYFPKQKIGYKRLDLRVAKAFKTPWGHELTVDFETFNVFNWVNRNYTSWDAGGGTPAPRTDNFTLSNDQRSFQVGLKYKF encoded by the coding sequence GTGAGCACCATTGAGCGCAAGCGGCAGCTTGCATCTGGCATTTCCGTTATCGCTATCGCGGCGTCGCTGACCATCGCGTCGCCCGCGCTTGCTCAGTCGGAACTTTCGAATGTCCAGGGCCACGTAGACGGCGCGCCGGCGGGGACGCAGGTGGTCGCAGTCGATGCTAACACTGGCCAACGGTCGGTCGGTCGCGTTGATGCCTCCGGCAATTACGTCATCCTCGGCGTGCGGCCGTCGACGTATACCATCTCGGTCGAAGGTCGCCCTGCGCAGACGACGTCGGTTCTCGTCGGTCAGACGGTCACCGTCGATTTCGTGAAGGAAGCGGCGGCTCCAACGGGGCCTAACGGCAGCATCGTCATCACCGGCCGCCGCCGGGCCGCGCCGGTGCAGGCGCAAACGGTGGCGACGAACGTGTCACCTGCTCAGATCGAGAACCTTCCTCAGAACCAGCGCAACTTCCTGTCATTCGCGAACCTAGCTCCGGGTGTGCAGGTTGCTGCCGGCGGGACCGCGCAGATCCAGGCCGGCGCTATCGCGTCGAACTATGTAAACGTCCTGCTCGACGGCATGAGCTTCAAGAACCCGATCAACCATGGTGGCGTATTCGGGCAGAATTTCGGTCTCGGTAATCCATTCCCCCAAATTGCCATCCAAGAGTACCAGGTCCAGACGCAGAATTTCGGCGCCGAGACCGGGCAGGCTGGGTCGGCTCTCCTGACGGCGATCACCAAAACGGGCGGAAATAAATTCTTCGGCTCAGCCTTCATCGAATGGCAGCCTAAGGCGTTCATCTCGAAGCCTAATTGCACTAAGGGTGGTGGCCCCTTCGACCCCCTCACCAAGTGTGCGAAGCAGGACTACGACCGGAAGCAGTTCGGCGGAGAACTTGGCGGGCCGATCATCCCTGGCAGGGTTTCATTCTATCTCGCCGGCGAAGGAACGATCGAGACTCTTCCGGGCAGCGTCGGCAGGTTGGCGACGGGTCCAGGCGGAGCGCCCATCTTCCCAACGAACGTTCTAAGTCAGATCGTGGGCACGCCCCGCAACTTCGACTTCAAGCAAGGGCTCTATTTCGGCAAGCTGACCTTTACTCCAAGCGACACGGAGACGGTCAACCTGATGGGCTACGTGCGCCGCGAGAACAATCTCAGCGACGTCGATGCGGTAGCCGCGCCGAGTCATGGCCGCACAATCCTGACACATCAAACGCGTCTCCAGGTACAATGGCGGCACAGCTCGGGCGATTTTCTGAACCTCTTCAATTTCGCCTACGATAAGGCAACGCAGTCCACGCCGCCCGTGACTAACGGCGATCAATTCGTCCTCACAAACGCTCCGTGCAGCGACGCACCGACTTGCGCCGCGTGGAATTTCGCTCCCGGTCAAACGAATGGAACCGTTGATTGCGCAGGTTGCATCGACGGCGGGTTCGCATACCTCGGCTCGCACTTCTTCCAGCAGGGAGATGACCAGAAGGGCTTCCTCTTCCGTGACGACGCTACGTGGCGGCGCGGTCAGCACACCATCAAGTTTGGAGGTCAACTGAACTTCATTCAGTTGAATCGTACGATCTTCAATTACACGAATCCGAGCTTCTACTATTTCAACCCAGGGCCAACCGGGAATTTCGATCAACTAACGCAGCAGCCGGAAGCTGCGCGGATATCGACCGGCGCCAACCCATTCCTTGACGCGCATGACGTTCAGGCGGGCCTTTATGTTCAGGACGAGTGGAAACCTGACGAGCACTGGACGATCAATGCCGGTATTCGTTGGGACTATGAGACGAACGCCAACAATAATGATTATGTGACCCCGGCCTCGGTTGCGGCGGCCCTACGCGCCTACCCGGGATGGGCGGCGCGCGGCATCAACCCCGAAGACTATATCTCGAACGGCCACAACCGCCCGGTATATTCCAAAGAGTTTCAGCCGCGGCTTGGTCTGTCCTACGACGTTCATGGCGACCGTGATCTCGTGATCTTCGGCGGCGCGGGCCGCTATTACGATCGCAGCTTGTTCATCGAGGGCGCGATCGAGAAGATCACCAACGCTAATTATCGCACACAGGTCACCTTCTGCGCGCCCGGTACAGTGCCTCCTCCAGGGGGTAACGGATCATCGGTAGCGAACTGCGCCGCGTGGAATCCCGCTTATTTCACCAATCCTGAGCTACTGCGCAGCTTGGCCGCATCGCAAGGCATTGGAAATGATGTCTGGGTTTTGCCGAACAAGATAAAGCCGCCATATTCAGACCAGTTTGACATCGGCGTCCGGAAGCGTTTCGGCGACATCACGGGCACGCTGACCTTCTCGCACATCCGTTCGCGCAACCTGTTCATGTTCACGCGCGCGAACTTCTTTGAGAATGGCTGGTACACGCGTTTTGTCACTCGTGATGCGGCAGGCAACGTAACGGGCTGCACCAACGGCGGCGATGCATGGATCCAGGATAGCATCCCCGGCGGCTTGACCAACGGTGACGGGTCTCCGGTACCGACCAGCATCTGCGCCGCGCAAAACGGACAGCTCCCCGGATTTAACGGTAAGCTGAATCGCGGTGCCGACAACGGGAAAGCCGATTACAACGCTATCTACGTGCAGTTTGAAAAGCCGTTCACCGACACCGCGACTTGGGGCTTCACGACTGCGTTTACCTATCAGCGCGCACGCACCAACGTCGCGCAGGAGCTGAACAGCGACGAATTCTACAACGGGACGGGCTTCGGCGTATACGGGACCACCTATGTGAATGGTGTTCCGAAGTGGCGTTGGGTCTCTTCAGCGATCTACCGTGCGCCGTTCGACATCATCCTGTCCGGGCAGCTCACGCTTGATCGCGGTCCGGCGTTCGGCCACATGAACGCGCCTTGGAATGGCGGCCCCGCCGCGCCTGACGGCGCTTGCTGCTACGGCAACCTCGGCGGTGTTTACTTCCCCAAACAAAAGATTGGTTACAAGCGGCTCGATCTGCGCGTCGCCAAAGCGTTCAAGACCCCGTGGGGCCACGAACTTACGGTCGACTTCGAGACCTTTAACGTGTTCAATTGGGTGAACCGTAACTACACCTCGTGGGACGCCGGTGGCGGAACCCCGGCGCCGCGCACTGACAACTTCACGCTCAGCAACGACCAGCGTTCGTTCCAGGTCGGTTTGAAGTACAAGTTCTAA
- a CDS encoding DUF6445 family protein has translation MKPELRRFGKEESPVVIIDDFSGRADEIVRLADALAPFPSETDSYYPGVRRMIEEKEAEAFACVRSICRDASPFIAGAFDVEGFDLLRASFSIVSTAPDRLSPVQRAPHFDSTDQKYFALLHYLRVPAGSGTAFYRQRETAIERVTDRNLPQFVMTAERDAAMLGSSGYIQGSNAFFEQIGAVEGVPDRLVIYQGSLLHSGIIPPGMTFSADPREGRLTCNIFVRGH, from the coding sequence GTGAAACCCGAGCTTCGACGTTTTGGCAAGGAAGAGAGCCCGGTCGTCATCATCGACGATTTCAGCGGCCGCGCCGACGAGATCGTAAGGCTGGCCGATGCGCTGGCACCCTTTCCGAGCGAAACCGACAGCTACTATCCGGGTGTCCGGCGCATGATCGAGGAGAAAGAAGCGGAGGCTTTCGCTTGTGTGCGCTCCATCTGCCGCGACGCGAGCCCATTCATCGCGGGCGCCTTCGATGTCGAGGGTTTCGATTTACTGCGCGCAAGCTTCTCAATTGTCTCGACCGCTCCCGACCGTTTGAGCCCGGTGCAACGAGCGCCCCATTTCGACTCCACGGACCAGAAGTATTTTGCGCTGCTTCATTACCTGCGTGTCCCGGCGGGATCCGGCACCGCATTTTACCGGCAGCGCGAAACCGCCATCGAGCGCGTTACCGACCGTAACCTGCCCCAGTTCGTGATGACCGCCGAGCGCGATGCGGCGATGTTGGGGAGTTCAGGGTATATCCAGGGCTCCAATGCCTTCTTCGAGCAGATCGGCGCGGTCGAAGGCGTTCCCGACCGGCTCGTCATCTACCAGGGCAGCCTGCTTCATTCCGGCATCATTCCGCCGGGCATGACCTTCAGCGCGGACCCGCGCGAGGGCCGGCTGACCTGCAACATCTTCGTACGCGGCCATTGA